One Mycosarcoma maydis chromosome 9, whole genome shotgun sequence DNA window includes the following coding sequences:
- a CDS encoding uncharacterized protein (related to transcription factor medusa) yields the protein MSGAASTNPALSFGPAGPSNYQSPDPSSSSASYTTVGGFPASFGRIKQETSAYTYDEQAPRSQQHGNYTHHDLSGAGTLAQTQALGGFNPTTSQHYAGQGHLSGHTRHQSLNSGVSQLALGGASGAYSFGDVNANQYNNYNLVPAQRSPSGRSSALASETSPTRSRFPSTGYNDPRTSVNRPPARPVGLGFSLTSATSSDESSNKLESDSPRSLKRSADPMEELRNSSEHSQLRRPASFPVLGSGVTNVYGRPMGQDARSAQSVGRRTGRGGMGIPGQLTPGRSNVVLPGLGAGFYDTAESRRESFGSNNTLQSPLAGHQGSASSDELGLGGSGIPQLMRATQIPGSITPTPIMTPHDPVYSPPGGSGGGAPRAKLELHGNLGEMAVGWSHDEWRSGRRLVQFWRRQEGTTIHATFRPILPSQYVPNSIVISCIFREDKNECFVTSVDTIYLLEALVASRFTVEEKNRIRRNLEGFRPITVSKNKRECERFFKLIMSFPNPKPRNIEKDVKVFPWKVLASALCKIIGKYSASYDGAPPVLAELGPDTQFGGAIAASSLPSVDLSGGHYRDASYPAASPAIRDTRLADSSFDYDRSGGATGMYGVSNAYGGNTWNVGNQGMAFSAPGATSSYAGATSNLGFAAGGGSHSQTHSASSYDGFGASGGGSLAAGSGSVNLYDGQQSDGYGAATAPPHSQSQCTTSTLAAAAGDYYSSERR from the coding sequence ATGTCTGGagccgcttccaccaatCCCGCCCTCAGCTTTGGACCTGCTGGTCCCTCCAACTACCAATCACCTGACccttcctcgagctcggccagCTACACCACTGTTGGTGGCTTCCCTGCTAGCTTTGGACGAATCAAGCAGGAAACTTCAGCGTACACCTACGACGAACAAGCGCCTCGATCACAGCAGCACGGCAATTACACACATCACGACCTCAGTGGTGCCGGCACTCTGGCCCAGACACAGGCCCTTGGTGGCTTCAATCCTACCACCTCGCAGCACTATGCCGGGCAGGGCCACTTGTCTGGACACACACGACACCAGTCGCTCAACTCGGGTGTAAGCCAGTTGGCCCTCGGTGGCGCCAGCGGTGCCTACTCGTTTGGCGACGTCAACGCCAACCAGTACAACAACTACAACTTGGTCCCGGCTCAGAGATCACCTTCTGGGCGATCGTCAGCCCTTGCCTCCGAGACTTCCCCAACTCGAAGCCGCTTTCCCTCGACTGGCTACAACGACCCTCGCACTTCTGTCAACCGTCCTCCAGCACGTCCCGTCGGATTGGGCTTCTCCTTGACTTCGGcaacgagcagcgacgagtcaagcaacaagctcgaaagcGATTCGCCAAGGTCGCTCAAGCGCTCCGCCGACCCTATGGAAGAACTTCGCAATTCTTCCGAGCACTCGCAACTGCGTCGCCCTGCATCTTTTCCCGTGCTTGGCTCCGGAGTCACAAACGTATATGGGCGCCCGATGGGTCAAGATGCACGAAGCGCTCAGAGTGTTGGCCGTCGCACCGGTCGAGGCGGCATGGGCATTCCTGGCCAACTCACTCCTGGACGATCAAATGTTGTGCTTCCCGGGCTTGGCGCTGGCTTCTATGATACTGCTGAAAGTCGTCGCGAGTCGTTTGGATCCAACAATACTCTGCAGTCGCCCCTCGCTGGTCATCAAggctcggcttcttcggatgagcttggcttggGCGGCAGTGGCATTCCGCAGCTCATGCGCGCTACGCAGATTCCGGGCTCGATCACGCCAACACCTATCATGACACCACATGATCCCGTCTATAGCCCACCtggtggcagcggtggaggTGCTCCGCGCGCCAAACTCGAGCTGCACGGCAATCtgggcgagatggcggTAGGCTGGTCGCATGACGAGTGGCGTAGCGGACGCCGACTGGTACAATTCTGGAGGCGCCAGGAAGGCACGACGATCCACGCCACCTTCCGACCCATCTTACCATCGCAGTACGTGCCGAACAGCATTGTCATCTCGTGCATCTTTCGCGAAGACAAGAACGAGTGCTTTGTCACCTCGGTCGACACAATCTACCTGCTTGAAGCATTGGTTGCGAGTCGCTTCACTGTCGAGGAGAAGAACCGGATTCGACGAAATCTCGAGGGTTTCCGACCCATCACGGTCAGCAAAAACAAGCGCGAGTGCGAACGCTTCTTTAAGCTGATCATGAGCTTCCCCAACCCAAAGCCGCGCAACATCGAAAAGGACGTAAAGGTGTTCCCGTGGAAGGTGCTTGCCTCGGCGTTGTGCAAGATCATTGGCAAGTACAGCGCGTCATACGACGGTGCGCCGCCTGTGCTGGCTGAGCTTGGGCCTGACACGCAGTTCGGAGGTGCCATAGCTGCTAGTTCGTTGCCTTCGGTCGACCTGTCGGGCGGTCACTATCGTGATGCCAGCTACCCGGCTGCTTCTCCTGCGATCAGAGATACGCGATTGGCGGATTCATCGTTCGACTATGATCGCTCGGGCGGCGCCACGGGTATGTATGGCGTGTCAAATGCCTATGGAGGCAATACGTGGAATGTGGGTAACCAAGGCATGGCTTTCAGTGCGCCGGGTGCTACGAGTAGCTACGCtggagcgacgagcaaccTTGGCTTTGCGGCTGGAGGAGGCTCGCATAGTCAAACGCacagcgccagcagctACGACGGCTTTGGTGCCTCGGGCGGAGGAAGCCTGGCTGCCGGATCGGGCAGTGTCAATCTGTATGATGGGCAGCAATCGGACGGCTACGGCGCAGCTACTGCCCCTCCGCACAGCCAAAGTCAGTGCACTACTAGTacgctggctgctgcggccGGGGATTACTATTCGTCGGAGCGCCGATGA
- a CDS encoding putative sterol delta 5,6-desaturase has product MDLVLEIADTYALDKVWATLWPALPRSVAHNASALASLADASATSSANLTSLLGLSTEAATWAASASSSALSPSHWFENTVLKQAVSSSLSGNKVNWSALGHVSALPRDNLVRQTISLHVLTYLGILVLYFTFAGLSYKYIFNKEMQKHPRYLKNQVRLEIESSMRAFLPLVVMTVPWFVLEVRGHSKLYNNISDHGWEYAVLSVPLFLVFTDFLIYWVHRIEHHPRLYKHIHKPHHKWIVPTPFASHAFHPLDGYVQSLPYHVFPFVFPLHRVVSICLFVFVNLWSILIHDSDMICDSVLEKLINGPSHHTLHHMFFTCNYGQYFTLCDRAGGSYRAPRREDDPLLAVNAAELKKAANKKAAAKAAHVASSESDASSSGDEGVVIKKLSRKNK; this is encoded by the coding sequence ATGGATCTCGTTCTCGAGATTGCAGACACGTACGCCCTCGACAAGGTGTGGGCTACGCTTTGGCCTGCCTTGCCACGCTCCGTTGCACACAACGCCTCTGCTTTGGCATCACTCGCGGACGCATCCGCCACCTCGAGCGCTAATCTCACCTCCCTGCTCGGACTCTCGACCGAGGCAGCAACGTGGGCTGCTTCTGCTAGCTCGTCGGCGCTATCGCCATCGCACTGGTTCGAAAATACGGTGCTCAAGCAGGCCGTCTCCTCTTCGTTAAGCGGCAACAAGGTCAACTGGTCGGCACTTGGCCACGTCTCGGCGCTACCGAGGGACAATCTCGTCCGTCAGACGATCTCGCTCCATGTGCTCACCTACCTCGGCATTCTTGTGCTCTACTTTACTTTTGCTGGTCTGTCGTACAAGTACATCTTCAACAAGGAGATGCAGAAGCATCCGCGTTACCTGAAAAATCAGGTGcggctcgagatcgaatcTTCGATGCGCGCCTTCCTGCCGCTCGTTGTGATGACAGTGCCTTGGTTCGTGCTCGAAGTTCGTGGCCACAGCAAGCTCTACAACAACATTTCGGATCACGGCTGGGAATACGCCGTGTTGTCGGTGCCTCTGTTCCTGGTGTTTACCGATTTCCTTATCTACTGGGTGCACAGGATCGAGCACCATCCACGTCTGTACAAGCACATCCATAAGCCCCACCACAAGTGGATTGTCCCCACTCCTTTCGCCAGCCATGCGTTCCATCCTCTCGATGGCTATGTGCAGTCACTGCCCTACCACGTCTTCCCGTTTGTCTTTCCTCTGCATCGCGTCGTGTCCATTTGCCTATTCGTGTTTGTCAACCTCTGGTCGATTCTGATCCATGACTCAGACATGATCTGCGACTCGGTGCTGGAAAAGCTCATCAACGGGCCATCGCATCATACGCTGCATCACATGTTTTTCACATGCAACTACGGCCAGTACTTTACACTGTGCGATCGTGCAGGTGGCTCGTATCGTGCACCGAGGCGCGAGGACGATCCTTTGCTCGCCGTCAAcgcagccgagctcaagaaggctgCGAACAAAAAGGCCGCAGCCAAGGCGGCACACGTTGCATCCTCCGAATCTGACGCCTCCAGTAGCGGCGATGAAGGTGTCGTCATCAAGAAGCTGTCTAGGAAGAACAAGTAA
- a CDS encoding putative NADP(+)-dependent dehydrogenase, translated as MTTVFPTQRLHNKTVLVTGASGGIGKETAILFARAGCNVILTARRAEELAVAATECSLANQQGQTGAGGNFVAITLDMRDRSQLDGLLSSLPDWAKDIDILVNNAGLVLGTDKVGDISPDEIDVMIDTNVKGLIHLTQIFVREFKKRNSGHIINLGSIAGREGYPGGSIYCATKFAVNAFTSALLKELVDTPIRVTEIQPGMVETSFSVTRFRGDKNAADKVYQGLQPLSGQDIAEEIVWAANRPPHVNIAETLVFPVNQASPYHAYRGGK; from the coding sequence ATGACGACCGTGTTTCCTACGCAGCGTTTGCACAACAAGACGGTGCTTGTCACGGGTGCCTCAGGCGGGATTGGCAAGGAGACCGCCATCCTGTTCGCGCGCGCTGGGTGCAATGTGATTCTTACCGCACGTCGAGCGGAAGAGCTCGCTGTCGCCGCCACCGAatgctcgctcgccaatCAGCAAGGCCAGACGGGCGCGGGCGGAAACTTTGTCGCCATCACACTCGACATGCGCGACCGcagccagctcgacggcCTGCTCTCCTCACTCCCTGACTGGGCCAAAGACATTGACATCCTGGTCAATAATGCCGgtctcgtcctcggcacTGACAAAGTCGGCGACATCTCGCCCGACGAAATCGACGTCATGATCGACACCAACGTCAAAGGTCTCATCCACCTTACACAGATTTTTGTGCGAGAATTCAAAAAACGCAACTCGGGCCATATCATCAatctcggcagcatcgccgGTAGAGAAGGCTACCCGGGAGGCTCCATCTACTGCGCCACCAAGTTTGCGGTAAATGCCTTCACTTCGGCGCTGTTGAAGGAGCTCGTGGATACGCCGATCCGAGTCACCGAGATTCAGCCAGGCATGGTCGAGACCAGCTTCAGCGTGACCAGATTCCGAGGCGACAAGAACGCCGCCGATAAGGTGTACCAGGGTCTGCAACCGCTCAGTGGACAGGACATCGCTGAAGAAATCGTCTGGGCCGCCAACAGGCCGCCGCATGTCAACATTGCCGAGACGCTCGTCTTCCCTGTCAACCAGGCCAGTCCGTACCATGCTTACCGTGGAGGAAAATAG